A single region of the Plasmodium chabaudi chabaudi strain AS genome assembly, chromosome: 3 genome encodes:
- a CDS encoding repetitive organellar protein, putative, translated as MIFNLKKSKKNEDGSNKDSKKTNETSGTEKKEKSNKWYNKIVNNSTKKDKDKNNDSIVYDDESKVGENDHHMKEYELEDQLKETLKSITALSIKVKEYEVKIEELEKELKLEKEKQINKEYEKELNEKSEFIKRQMELLKEKELNINLKENKINNKEIITLKREEKLNDIESEYIEKNKEKEKLNYEVTNIKMSLDKLTCEVQEKKDNLEKINKKVIEKENNLRELKEFMKEKNEIIESLDGTINDKKNAYEKLEISFEEKRKMIEMLDSKLIEKEENFANKQAKLEKENEIIIEKLKDIESREKDFKSKEEKFASMENELNTLKSDLSKNACQMEVYKLEIKDLSQSLVEKEREIFEIKNEYDDKINNMKEKLSSINDKGIDNTVLHSDEEKINKLLKEKETELNEIHKKYNLEIETIKNELNEKEEELEKNKKAHTVEVTNLTKEIKVWEKKTEDAKEGHKNEINELNNQLSKLNKEKDNIKNENAELNDKISSLNSEVNILNKDKQTLGNDIKTLNDLINNLKNEINTSDNKMNKMKEDLAMLNEEMEGKCVVIDEIEKKYKNEIFMLEEKLKEKENYADLNDEISILRNSIYVKEKEFIEMKEFYENKINLFNKNFEEKKNIYENELNSLRLKYDNEQGLIKQIDELNIQKLKTEEKYLQLYNDNMHMFRSICTKIDMPYSENIKGSDLVDFVTAYIKRRDESSSDANPDTTHKEMVAELEKRHAAIVAELEEKHKEEIAKLGEGHKEVVLRLGDQHKEETIILEEKHKDVITKLGEQHKENIIKLEEEHKDVVTKLGDQYKEEIAKLKEGHAAVVAELEEKHKLGEGHKEMVDELEKRHADFVEGLEEKHKAETAKLEEGHKAEMNEAEKRHADFVEGLEEKHKAETAKLEEGHREVVAGLEEKHKEVVAELEEKHKEEIAKLEEGHKEVMAELGEKHKEVVAGLEAKHNLEEGHKEMVAELEKRHADLVAVLEEQHKAEIIKLGEEHKEVVAGIEEKYKVEAIKLAEEHKDVVTKLGEQHKEEIAKLEDGHKEVVNEVEKKNANLLNMLEENHKNEMIKLKEEHKESASDLVEKLYQKDEEVKNSNNKIEELTNVIKDLNDSIMCYKKQILEEVEKRNEYNEEINKLKIVQNEMKDMNDKKILEKENEIKKLNKKLSNYKVFETKENIYKNSEVVVNENKERIIVDSVCKENISESDVEGKGGNLKMTLSLKKRERNIFSINDNKNESSELVDTIKSAYINKIEMYKKEIEDNGKNIEDLKNKILDLSNELINLENMKNVLTDENNNLKKEIEIKDNKLNEKEKNENTEILNLNDDIIKLKKEILEWKDEEEKLTKENIKLKNDIEQINKEYKIKEENLMIKFNENINEVTSLKNQIEIEKMKLDELNKNYELLLAEKRETNMIISNDDNKIVENNILEDTDSKQNNLNKNVEDKTGDDVNCEKNNDQAKEISYLKDEIKKISMLYGEELNRKNSYDEKVKNLTNELKELKIRNKKGEEAIAELNKLKNVKEKNKSVKQNDESSSNNIITKEGDKNPEYVSNDDKMQKDWRANLVLKLKEKPDLWDNINSLEKENFKVMSIVKENKNVQNDKIVGIYSYFKKCEKELKNDMLVICLVLKDILSILFLNDNFVNLFEKIDKILWKQMYIPTEIRILFLRYFSFLDKLRNYVKCVNEEYVNNERYEYSWALFQTYLETASNLKKEMIYYVLEKAEKDSCENNSSNFDKPKITDILNFSKDSIRLKTIAQLRKELNFEREAKNILNYDYQIILNKYHECLRKLKIVKNMARELDFNYNVSSKFSIKKELEMCSDENDEFKYNNIKNNEEKNDTIKDPKHNNLIQKIINLQRNKKTEKKKNNLVNEINTMYPGDTTPKGKIFTTNDNSKQNEILKKKDNINNNIIHKNVYTGQVKNIFNEPVERKVRISFIHKSPFN; from the coding sequence AtgatttttaatttgaaaaaaagtaaaaaaaacgaagatGGATCAAATAAGGATAGTAAAAAGACAAATGAAACTAGTGGgactgaaaaaaaagaaaaaagtaataagtggtataacaaaattgtaaataattcaacaaaaaaagataaagatAAGAATAATGATAGTATAGTATATGATGATGAAAGTAAAGTAGGAGAAAATGATCATCATATGAAAGAATATGAACTGGAAGACCAGTTAAAAGAAACCCTAAAATCAATTACTGCTTTATCTATAAAGGTAAAAGAATATGAAGTGAAAATAGAGGAGTTAGAAAAGGAGttaaaattagaaaaagaaaaacaaattaataaagaatatgaaaaagaattaaatgAGAAATcagaatttataaaaagacAAATGGAATTATTAAAGGAAAAggaattaaatataaatttaaaagaaaataaaattaataataaagaaataataacattaaaaagggaagaaaaattaaatgatatagaAAGTGagtatattgaaaaaaataaagaaaaagaaaaattaaattatgaagttacaaatataaaaatgtcttTAGATAAATTGACTTGTGAAGttcaagaaaaaaaagataacttagaaaaaataaataaaaaggttattgaaaaagaaaataatttaagaGAATTAAAAGAGTttatgaaagaaaaaaatgaaattattgAATCATTAGATGGAacaataaatgataaaaaaaatgcttatgaaaaattagaaataaGTTTTGAAGAAAAACGGAAAATGATTGAAATGCTGGATAGTAAGTTAATAGAAAAAGAAGAGAATTTTGCAAATAAACAAGCGAAACttgaaaaggaaaatgaaataattatagaAAAGTTAAAAGATATTGAGAGTAGAGAGAAAGATTTTAAAAGTAAAGAAGAAAAGTTTGCTAGCATGGAAAACGAATTGAATACTCTTAAAAGTGATTTATCTAAAAATGCATGTCAAATGGAAGTATACAAAttagaaataaaagattTGAGTCAATCGTTAgttgaaaaagaaagagaaatatttgaaataaaaaatgaatatgatgataaaataaataatatgaaagaaaaattgtCTAGCATTAATGATAAGGGTATAGATAATACAGTTCTACATTctgatgaagaaaaaataaataaattattaaaagaaaaagaaacagAACTGAATGagatacataaaaaatataatctcGAAATTGAAacgataaaaaatgaattaaatgaaaaagaagaagagttagaaaaaaataaaaaagcacACACTGTTGAAGTAACCAATTTaacaaaagaaataaaagtatgggaaaaaaaaacagagGATGCTAAAGAAGGACATAAAAACGAGATAAACGAATTGAATAACCAATTAAGTAAACTAAATAAAGAGaaagataatataaaaaatgaaaacgccgaattaaatgataaaataagttCACTAAATAGTGAAGtaaacatattaaataaagacaAACAAACATTAGGTAATGATATTAAAACATTAAATGatcttataaataatttaaaaaatgaaataaacacatcagataataaaatgaataaaatgaaagaaGACCTAGCTATGTTGAATGAAGAGATGGAAGGGAAATGTGTTGTTATTGAcgaaattgaaaaaaaatataagaatgaaatatttatgttagaagaaaaattaaaagaaaaagaaaattatgcagatttaaatgatgaaataagtatattaaGAAATTCTATATATGTTAAGGAAAAAGAATTTATTGAAATGAAagaattttatgaaaataaaataaatttatttaataaaaattttgaagaaaaaaaaaatatttatgaaaatgaattaaatagTTTACGATTAAAATATGACAATGAACAGGGTttgataaaacaaatagatgagttaaatatacaaaaattaaaaacagaagaaaaatatttacagttatataatgataatatgcatatgtttAGGTCGATATGTACCAAAATAGATATGCCATATTCTGAAAATATCAAAGGCTCTGATCTTGTGGATTTTGTAACTGCTTATATAAAACGCAGAGATGAATCTTCATCCGATGCAAACCCAGATACCACACACAAAGAGATGGTAGCCgaattagaaaaaagaCATGCAGCTATTGTTGCAGAGTTAGAAGAGAAGCATAAAGAAGAGATAGCTAAATTGGGAGAAGGGCATAAAGAAGTGGTACTCCGATTAGGGGACCAACATAAAGAAGAGACGATTATATTGGAGGAGAAACATAAAGACGTGATAACCAAATTAGGGGAGCAGCATaaggaaaatattatcaaattggAAGAAGAACATAAAGATGTAGTAACAAAATTAGGGGACCAGTATAAAGAAGAGATTGCTAAATTGAAAGAAGGGCATGCAGCTGTTGTGGCCGAGTTAGAAGAGAAACATAAATTGGGAGAAGGTCACAAAGAAATGGTAGatgaattagaaaaaagGCATGCAGATTTTGTGGAAGGACTAGAAGAGAAACACAAGGCAGAGACAGCTAAATTGGAAGAAGGGCATAAAGCAGAGATGAACGAGGCCGAAAAAAGGCATGCAGATTTTGTGGAAGGATTAGAAGAGAAACACAAGGCAGAAACAGCTAAATTGGAAGAAGGGCATAGAGAAGTGGTAGCCGGATTAGAAGAAAAGCATAAAGAAGTAGTAGCCGAGTTAGAAGAGAAGCATAAAGAAGAGATAGCTAAATTGGAGGAAGGGCATAAAGAAGTGATGGCCGAATTAGGGGAAAAACATAAAGAGGTAGTAGCCGGGTTAGAAGCGAAACATAACTTGGAAGAAGGGCATAAAGAAATGGTGGCGGAATTAGAAAAAAGGCATGCAGATCTTGTGGCTGTATTAGAAGAACAGCATAAAGCAGAGATTATCAAATTGGGAGAAGAGCATAAAGAAGTGGTAGCCGGGATAGAAGAGAAATATAAGGTCGAGGCAATTAAATTAGCAGAAGAGCATAAAGATGTAGTAACAAAATTAGGGGAGCAGCATAAAGAAGAGATCGCTAAGTTGGAAGACGGGCACAAAGAAGTGGTGAACGAggtcgaaaaaaaaaatgcaaatttGTTGAATATGTTAGAAGAAAACCATAAGAATGAGATGATCAAATTGAAAGAGGAACATAAAGAATCTGCAAGTGACTTagtagaaaaattataccaAAAAGATGAAGAAGTAAagaattcaaataataaaattgaagaGCTAacaaatgtaataaaagATTTAAATGATTCTATAATgtgttataaaaaacaaatattagAGGAGgtagaaaaaagaaatgaatataatgaagaaataaacaaattaaaaattgtacaaaatgaaatgaaAGATATGAATgataagaaaatattagaaaaggaaaatgaaataaaaaaattaaataaaaagctatcaaattataaagttTTTGAAACAAAagagaatatatataagaattCTGAAGTGGTagttaatgaaaataaggAAAGAATTATAGTAGACAGTGTGtgtaaagaaaatatttctgaATCGGATGTTGAAGGGAAAGGAggaaatttaaaaatgactttgtcattaaaaaagagagaaagaaatatattttcaataaatgataataaaaatgaaagtaGCGAATTAGTTGATACTATAAAAagtgcatatattaataaaattgaaatgtataaaaaagaaatagagGATAatggtaaaaatatagaagatttgaaaaataaaatattagacTTAAGCAatgaattaattaatttagaaaatatgaaaaatgttttaactgatgaaaataataatttaaagaaagaaatagaaataaaagataacaaacttaatgaaaaagaaaaaaatgagaatactgaaattttaaatcttaatgatgatattataaaattaaaaaaagaaattttaGAATGGAAAGATGAAGAAGAGAAATTgacaaaagaaaatataaaactaaaaaatgatatagaacaaattaataaagaatataaaataaaggaaGAAAATCTTATGATcaaatttaatgaaaatataaatgaagttactagtttaaaaaatcagatagaaattgaaaaaatgaaacttgatgaattaaataaaaattatgaattaCTTTTAGCTGAAAAAAGAGAAACAAATATGATCATAtcaaatgatgataataagatagtggaaaataatattttggaaGATACAGAttcaaaacaaaataatttaaataaaaacgtTGAAGATAAGACAGGTGATGATGTaaattgtgaaaaaaataatgatcaAGCAAAAGAAATTTCATATCTaaaagatgaaataaaaaagattaGTATGCTATATGGTGAAGAattaaatagaaaaaatagctatgacgaaaaagtaaaaaatttaactAACGAATTGaaggaattaaaaataagaaacaAGAAAGGTGAAGAAGCAATTGCTGAGTTAAATAAACTGAAGAAtgttaaagaaaaaaataaaagtgtaaaacaaaatgatgaatcgtcaagtaataatattattacaaaagAAGGGGATAAAAACCCAGAGTATGTAAGTAATGATGATAAGATGCAGAAAGATTGGAGAGCGAATCTagttttaaaattgaaGGAAAAACCAGATTTATGggataatattaatagtttggaaaaagaaaactTTAAAGTGATGAGTATTgtaaaggaaaataaaaatgtgcaGAATGATAAGATTGTAGGAATATATAgctattttaaaaagtgtGAAAAAGAgctaaaaaatgatatgcTAGTTATTTGTTTAGTATTAAAAGATATTTtaagtatattatttttaaatgataattttgtaaaccTATTTGAAAAgattgataaaatattgtgGAAACAAATGTATATACCAACAGAAAtaagaatattatttttacgaTATTTTAGCTTTTTAGATAAGTTAAgaaattatgtaaaatgTGTAAATGAAGAATATGTTAATAATGAAAGGTATGAATATTCTTGGGCTTTATTTCAAACCTATTTAGAAACAGCTagtaatttaaaaaaagaaatgatatattatgttttgGAAAAAGCAGAAAAGGATAGttgtgaaaataatagtagCAATTTTGATAAACCCAAAATAActgatattttaaatttttcaaaagaCAGCATTCGGCTTAAGACCATAGCTCAATTACGAAAAGAATTGAACTTTGAAAGAgaagcaaaaaatatattaaattatgattatcaaattattttaaataaatatcatgAATGTTTgagaaaattaaaaattgtgaaaaatATGGCAAGAGAATTagattttaattataatgtaAGTAGCAAATTttctattaaaaaagaattggAAATGTGTTcagatgaaaatgatgaatttaaatataacaacataaaaaataatgaagaaaaaaatgatactATTAAGGATCctaaacataataatttaattcaaaaaataattaatttacaacgaaataaaaaaactgaaaaaaaaaaaaataatttggtgaatgaaataaatactaTGTATCCTGGTGATACAACCCCAAAGGGAAAAATATTCACCACCAATGATAAttcaaaacaaaatgaaatacttaaaaaaaaagataatataaataataacataatccacaaaaatgtttatacaGGTCaagtgaaaaatatttttaatgaacCTGTGGAAAGAAAAGTTAGGATAAGCTTTATTCATAAAAGTCCGTTTAactaa